The Peromyscus eremicus chromosome 11, PerEre_H2_v1, whole genome shotgun sequence genome includes a window with the following:
- the Gapt gene encoding protein GAPT gives MLKSFVSSSMGVAAGLSLLLLLLVCGIGCVWHWKRQDNAPFTLPKFMQRSSRHNDCTKNLGLSDHKICSSSKTSVESKGHKSTSKRNRMHGEYENVQVGPPRTEEPPEKALYENTQPSNLEEHVYGNQTDALYYNFQKPSPPPPAPQDEDIYILPDSY, from the coding sequence ATGCTGAAAAGCTTTGTGAGCTCCTCGATGGGCGTGGCTGCCGGcctttctctcctcctactcTTGCTGGTCTGTGGAATTGGGTGTGTCTGGCACTGGAAGCGCCAGGACAACGCACCCTTTACCTTACCGAAGTTTATGCAAAGAAGCAGCAGACATAATGACTGCACAAAAAACCTTGGCTTGAGTGACCACAAGATTTGCTCAAGCTCTAAAACCTCCGTGGAAAGCAAAGGCCACAAGTCTACTTCCAAGAGAAATAGGATGCATGGCGAGTACGAAAATGTGCAAGTAGGTCCTCCCCGCACCGAAGAGCCACCTGAGAAGGCGCTGTATGAAAACACGCAGCCATCTAATCTTGAGGAGCATGTCTACGGTAATCAAACAGATGCCCTCTATTATAATTTCCAGAAGCCTAgccctcctccccctgctcctcaAGATGAAGACATATACATCCTTCCAGATTCTTACTAG